GTGGACGAACCATTGAGTTTTTACCATTACCGGGATAAGGACAAAGTGGAGGTGGACGTGATTATCGAGAACGCCATGGGTGACTGCTTCGCCATCGAGGTGAAGGCGGCAGCGACCTTAAGTGCGAAGGATTTTACCGGACTGAAACGGTTTCAATCCGTGGCTGCCGATCGCTTCAAGATCGGTATTCTGCTCTATGACGGCGACCATACGACAGCCTTTGGTGACAATCTTTATGCCGTACCACTGGGAGCCCTTTGGGCTTAACCACGCCATAATTCAAGCAACCGTGTATGACGGCTTTGTAATTATACCGTCATCTGGTTGACAGACTTGTGTTTTACTATTTACTGAGAAGGTATTTTTTATGGTTGGTGCAATTTATTTTTCAGTTTAGCGGTAACGAAATAACAAGTTTTTTGATCCACCTCAACGCATGAAGTGGAACGAAAGATTGAACATTCAGACGAAATATATAGACTTATCAGATATAAATAATGAGTTGTATCATCTCAGTATGCAATTGAACAGATTTGGGTTTTACATGGCAATCTTCGCGTTACTGGCTTTTACCAGCCAGTCGTTTGCCGTTGTGAAGTTGCCCTGCGAACAGATGACTCATCATTCCACCGCTCATGCAATGGCAGCAACAATGGATATGGCCCATATGAACCACGCTGCGGCCGATAATGCCAAGGCCAAAGGCTGTTGCAGCCAGGACGATTGTTCTCAGATGGATTGTATTTTTGCAAGTGTGGCGGTAGTAAGCGCACTGTCTTCGTTTTCCGTTCAGTTTTCCCAAACTCTCAATACGGAATATTCGGTTTCCCTCCTCACCCAGGAAGTTTCCTCGCTATTTCGCCCCCCCATTTCCCGCTGACATAGGGTTGGTACGCCTGAAATTCGGGCCTCCAACTACTTTTTAAGCGGGAGTCGAAAAAACTCCCAAAACATTTTTTACAACGCGTGATCGCCACTGAATGCGCTCATTGCGTCTCGTGATTGGGAGCCACCATGAAACCTTTATCTCATTATCTGCGTTATCTTGCGCTGATTGTTTCTCTGTTATTCCTCGCCGCCTGTTCGGAGGGCGAAGATCATGCCGCTAAAACCGCATCGATTACCACACTGGATGTTTACAAAAGTCGCACCTGCCAGTGCTGCCAGCAATGGATTCAGCATATGGAAAACACCGGCTTTGAGACCAAAATCCACCATCCGGCGGACTTGAATCGCGTTAAAGACGACCATGGCATTGCCCCCGAATACCAATCCTGCCACACGGCGGTGACGAGTGACGGCTATGTCTTCGAAGGTCATATCCCCGCGCGCTTCGTTCAGCAGTTTCTGGAAAATCCACCGGCTGGTGCCATCGGCCTGAGCGTGCCGGGCATGCCGGCGGGCAGCCCCGGGATGGAAATGGGCGACAGATTTATGCCTTACCAGGTGTGGTTGCTAAAAAAAGACGGTTCGGCTGAAGTGTTTGCTTCAGTGGACAGCCGCGATCAGCAATAGGACGTATCACCATGAACATTCAACGGAGTTTTTTATTGTTGTTCTTGTTGGTGGGGGTTCCTGCTTTTGCCGAGGAAAAAGTTGCCCAAGAACAATTTGCCCAAACACAGTTGGATCAAGACCAGACTGGTAAGTTGACCTTGGAAGCGGCGATTGCACAGGCGATTGCCTCCGACCCCTGGCTGAACGGCAGCCGTTACCGGGAAGATGCACTGACCAGTGAATCCATTTCCGCCTCAACCCTGCCTGATCCCAAGGTCAGCCTGATGGCGGCCAACTTCCCGACCGATAGCTTCGATATCAATCAGGAACCGATGACGCAGCTGACTGTGGGTGTTAGTCAGATGTTTCCGCGCGGCGATAGTCTGGCGTTAACCAGCCGCCAAAAGCAGGAGTTGGCGGCCCAGGAGCCACTGCTCAGGCAGGATCGCCAGGACAAGGTGACAGCGACGGTGACTCAGTTATGGCTGGAAGCCTACCGGGCACAGGAAAGTATCCGTTTGATTGAACAGGATCGCGCGCTGTTTGAACATCTGGTGGATGCCACCAAAGCCAGCTATTCCTCCGCACTGGGGCGCGCCCGCCAGCAGGATATTATCCGGGCACAACTGGAACTCACACGACTGGATGATCGCCTGACCGTGTTGCGACAACAACGGGAATCCGCCCAGCAGCGGCTCTCCGAGTGGATTGGCGGTCAAGCCAGTCTGCCGTTGGCGCAAACCTTATCCAGTAAATTGGGTGAGGAGCCAACTTTAGTCATGGGTCAGCCTAAAAATGATCGCTGGCTCTATGAACAGATCAATCGGCATCCCCTGTTATTGGCCTTTGACCAGCGTATCGAGGCCATGCAGACCGGGGTTGAGTTGGCCCAGCAAAAGTATAAGCCCGAGTGGGGGCTCACCGCCCAGTACGGTTATCGGGACGATGACCCCATGGGTCGGGATCGCGCCGATCTGTTCTCGGTCGGTGTCACATTTGATCTGCCGCTTTTCACGGACAATCGACAGGATAAGGAAGTCAGTGCCGCCACCTCCCGAGCCGAGGCGCTGCGAACGGACAAGCTACTGATGGCGCGAAAACTGATGGCAGAGCTGGACACGTCGATCGTGCAAATCCAGCGGCTGAATGAGCGCCGCACACTCTATGACCAGCAGCTACTGCCGCAAATGGCGGAGCAGGCCGAAGCTGCCCTGACTGCTTATAACAACGATGACGGCGACTTTGCTGAAGCGGTGCGTGCCCGCATCGCCGAGTTGAACGCGAAAATCGATTTCCTGACCATCAAGGTCGATCGGCTAAAAACCCTTGCCGAACTGAACTATCTCTTACCGACAAACCGCTCAGTGCTGTTACCGCAAAGCCACGCAAAGCAGTCCCCTGCAACAAACGGCAATCGCACGGAAGGAATGACCCCATGAAGATTCAATTGAATAAATCATTTTTCATTACCGTTGCATTGCTGATTGCAACGGCAACCCTTGCCCACTATTCAGCCTTGTGGCGCATGCAAAACGCGGGAGAGGGCGGTAAGGCGACAGCCAAAAAGGAACCGCTCTACTGGGTCGCGCCGATGGACCCCAATTACAAGCGTGATAAACCGGGTAAATCCCCCATGGGGATGGACCTGATTCCGGTGTATGAAGAAGCCGGCGATGATCAGGAGATTGGCACCGTCAACATATCGCCGGATGTGGTCAATAACCTTGGCGTACGCACGGCACCCGTTACCCGCGGCCAGATGGACGTTTCCGTCAATACCGTGGGTTATGTGCAGTACGACGAAGATCATTTGATACATATTCACCCGCGGGTGGAGGGTTGGATCGAAAAACTCTACGTCAAGGCATCTGGCGATCCGGTGGAGCAGGGGGCACCTCTCTATGCGCTTTACTCACCGACCCTGGTTAATGCGCAGGAGGAATTACTCTTGGCACTAAAGCGCAATAACGCCACGCTGATTGAAGCCGCTAAGGAGCGCCTGGCATCTCTGCAGGTGCCAGAATCAGAAATCAACCGACTGAAGAAATCCGGCAAGGTGAGCCAGACCATCACCATCACAGCCCCGCAATCGGGTGTACTGGATAACCTCATGGCGCGCGAAGGCATGTTTGTAAAACCCGGCATGGAAATCATGGCGATCGGTCAGCTGGAGCATATCTGGGTGATTGGTGAAGTCTTTGAGCGACAGGCTTCCCTGGTGCAAGTCGGCGATCAAGTCCAGATGCATTTGGGTTATTTACCGGGGCGTGAGTGGCAGGGCCAGGTCGACTATGTCTACCCGAGCCTTAACACCACGACTCGCACCGCTCAGGTAAGAGTGCATTTTCACAATCCCGATGGTTATCTGAAACCGGGTATGTTTGCGCAGATGCGCATTGAGGCGGCACCGATGGACGACACCCTGTTGATTCCCCGTGAAGCGCTGATTCGTACCGGCAGTCAATCTCGTGTTGTGCTGGCCAAGGGCGAAGGCCGTTTTAAATCCGTTGCGGTTCAAGTGGGGCATATCACCGATGTTCAGGCGGAAATCACGTCGGGGCTGAATCAAGGCGATCGCATCGTGACCTCGGCGCAATTCCTGATTGATTCTGAGTCCAGCAAAACCTCGGACTTTCTGCGCATGAACCATGGTTCGGACAATAAGGCTGAGGCCGCAGCTCCCACATCGGTCTGGGTTGGCGCACGTATTAAAAGCCTGATGACCGAGCACCGGATGTTGACGCTGGCGCATGACGCCATCGATGACTGGCAATGGCCGGCCATGACCATGACTTTTACCGCCTCTAAAAATGTAGACCTTCAAGGTTTACAGCCTGACATGACTCTTCACGTAGAAATTACAAGAGAGGGCGACAACAACTATGTGATCAGCCAGATCCATCGACCCGATGCTGCTACCGAAGACATGCCGATATCCGACGGTGATCAGCCGATGAGTCACAACGGTATGGAAATGGATCACAGCCAACATCAATCCATGACTCATGATGGCATGGAGATGGGTAACGATTCGATGGAGACAGACCACGATTCGATGAATATGGATCACAGTCAGATGGATATGGACCACAGTCAGCACAACGGGGAGGGTAAGCCATGATCGAAGGCATTATCCGCTGGTCCGTCCAGAATCGGTTTTTTGTATTGCTGGCCACTTTGATCCTGGTGGGAATTGGCGGCTGGTCGCTGAAAAACACGCCGGTGGACGCGATCCCCGACCTTTCGGACGTGCAGGTGATAATCAAAACCAGCTACCCCGGCCAGGCACCACAGGTGGTGGAAGACCAGGTCACCTATCCACTGACAACCGCCATGCTATCGGTACCGGGTGCGGTCACCGTGCGAGGTTATTCCTTCTTTGGTGACTCCTATGTTTACGTCATTTTTGACGAGGAAACCGACGCCTATTGGGCCCGATCGCGGGTGCTGGAGTACCTGTCGCAAGTCGCGCCCACCTTGCCAGCTAACGCCCGGCCACAACTGGGGCCGGACGCTACCGGTGTAGGCTGGGTTTACCTCTACGCCCTGGTGGATCGTACTGGAAAACACGATATCAGCCAGTTGCGCAGCCTGCAGGACTGGTTCCTGAAATACGAGCTGCAAACCGTGCCCGGCGTGTCGGAAGTTTCCGCCCTGGGCGGCATGGTGAAGCAGTATCAGGTCAAGGTACATCCGGACAAGTTGCGTGCCTTCAACATCCCTCTGTCCCATATCCAGATGGCCATCCAGCGCGGTAATCAGGAGGTCGGCGCATCGGTGGTGGAAATGGCCGAAGCGGAATACATGGTACGTGCCTCCGGTTATATCCAGGGGCGCGAGGATCTGGCCAATATTCCACTGGGTCTTGATGTAAAGGGCACGCCACTACTACTGAAAGATGTGGCGGATATCGACGTGGGTCCGCAGATGCGTCGGGGTATTGCAGAACTGAATGGCGAAGGCGAAGCCGTCGGTGGCATCGTGGTGATGCGCTTTGGCGAAAATGCCCAGAAAACCATTGACGGTGTTAAAGCCAAACTGGAAACCCTTAAGGCGGGTCTTCCCGAAGGTGTGGAAATCGTTACGGTTTACGACCGTTCCGGTCTGATTGAGCGCGCCGTCGACAACCTGTGGCATAAGTTGCTGGAGGAATTCATTGTCGTAGCCCTGGTGTGTGTGGTGTTCCTGTTCCATATCCGCTCCAGCCTGGTGGCCATCGTCAGTCTGCCCGTCGGTATTCTCACCGCCTTTATCGTTATGCACCTGCAAGGGCTGAACGCCAATATCATGTCCTTGGGCGGTATCGCTATTGCCATCGGGGCAATGATTGATGGCGCTATCGTGATGATCGAGAACATGCACAAGCACATGGAGCGCACACCCCTGACCAACGAAAATCGCTGGCAAGTGGTTGCGGAATCGGCGGCTGAAGTGGGGCCCGCGCTGTTTTTTAGCCTGCTGATCATCACCGTGAGCTTTGTGCCGGTGTTTACCCTGGAAGCGCAAGAGGGACGGATGTTTTCACCTCTGGCCTTCACCAAGACTTACGCCATGGCGGCTAGTGCCGCACTGGCGGTGACACTGGTGCCGGTGCTGATGGGTTATTTTATTCGTGGCAAGGTCTTGCCTGAGCACAAAAACCCGCTGAATCGGGCCTTGATTGCCGTCTACATGCCTGCGCTGAAAGTGGTGCTTAACCACCCCAAAACCACTTTGGCCTTGGCTTTGGTGGTGACGGTCATCGGCTTCTGGCCGGTGAGCAAAATTGGCAGCGAA
This genomic stretch from Ketobacter sp. MCCC 1A13808 harbors:
- a CDS encoding efflux RND transporter permease subunit — translated: MIEGIIRWSVQNRFFVLLATLILVGIGGWSLKNTPVDAIPDLSDVQVIIKTSYPGQAPQVVEDQVTYPLTTAMLSVPGAVTVRGYSFFGDSYVYVIFDEETDAYWARSRVLEYLSQVAPTLPANARPQLGPDATGVGWVYLYALVDRTGKHDISQLRSLQDWFLKYELQTVPGVSEVSALGGMVKQYQVKVHPDKLRAFNIPLSHIQMAIQRGNQEVGASVVEMAEAEYMVRASGYIQGREDLANIPLGLDVKGTPLLLKDVADIDVGPQMRRGIAELNGEGEAVGGIVVMRFGENAQKTIDGVKAKLETLKAGLPEGVEIVTVYDRSGLIERAVDNLWHKLLEEFIVVALVCVVFLFHIRSSLVAIVSLPVGILTAFIVMHLQGLNANIMSLGGIAIAIGAMIDGAIVMIENMHKHMERTPLTNENRWQVVAESAAEVGPALFFSLLIITVSFVPVFTLEAQEGRMFSPLAFTKTYAMAASAALAVTLVPVLMGYFIRGKVLPEHKNPLNRALIAVYMPALKVVLNHPKTTLALALVVTVIGFWPVSKIGSEFIPPLDEGDLMYMPTTYPGLSIGKAREILQQTDKLIATVPEVKSVFGKIGRAETATDPAPLTMIETFIQLKPRDEWREGMTTDSLKKELDALVKFPGLTNAWVMPIKTRIDMLATGIKTPVGIKVAGPDLKQIEKIGRRLEQVLKDVPGTASVYSERVAGGRYIKVDIQREKAARYGLNIADVQQVVATAIGGMNVTQTIEGLERYPVNLRYPQDLRNSPEQLALLPIVTGSGQRIALADVANVYVEDGPPAIKSENARLNGWTFVDIDGVDIGSYVQNAMAVVADQVELPAGYSLNWSGQYEYMLRAKEKLTYVVPLTLAIIVVLLYFNFRSFAEVAIIMGTLPLAMVGSIWLMYLLGYNFSVAVGVGFIALAGVAVEIGVIMLVYLNQAYRHMLEECEQEGVEPRLETLRHAVLHGAGLRVRPVMMTAAAIIVGLLPIMYGTGTGSEVMSRIAAPMVGGMLSAVILTLLVLPAVYLLWRKL
- a CDS encoding TolC family protein, with the protein product MNIQRSFLLLFLLVGVPAFAEEKVAQEQFAQTQLDQDQTGKLTLEAAIAQAIASDPWLNGSRYREDALTSESISASTLPDPKVSLMAANFPTDSFDINQEPMTQLTVGVSQMFPRGDSLALTSRQKQELAAQEPLLRQDRQDKVTATVTQLWLEAYRAQESIRLIEQDRALFEHLVDATKASYSSALGRARQQDIIRAQLELTRLDDRLTVLRQQRESAQQRLSEWIGGQASLPLAQTLSSKLGEEPTLVMGQPKNDRWLYEQINRHPLLLAFDQRIEAMQTGVELAQQKYKPEWGLTAQYGYRDDDPMGRDRADLFSVGVTFDLPLFTDNRQDKEVSAATSRAEALRTDKLLMARKLMAELDTSIVQIQRLNERRTLYDQQLLPQMAEQAEAALTAYNNDDGDFAEAVRARIAELNAKIDFLTIKVDRLKTLAELNYLLPTNRSVLLPQSHAKQSPATNGNRTEGMTP
- a CDS encoding efflux RND transporter periplasmic adaptor subunit, translating into MKIQLNKSFFITVALLIATATLAHYSALWRMQNAGEGGKATAKKEPLYWVAPMDPNYKRDKPGKSPMGMDLIPVYEEAGDDQEIGTVNISPDVVNNLGVRTAPVTRGQMDVSVNTVGYVQYDEDHLIHIHPRVEGWIEKLYVKASGDPVEQGAPLYALYSPTLVNAQEELLLALKRNNATLIEAAKERLASLQVPESEINRLKKSGKVSQTITITAPQSGVLDNLMAREGMFVKPGMEIMAIGQLEHIWVIGEVFERQASLVQVGDQVQMHLGYLPGREWQGQVDYVYPSLNTTTRTAQVRVHFHNPDGYLKPGMFAQMRIEAAPMDDTLLIPREALIRTGSQSRVVLAKGEGRFKSVAVQVGHITDVQAEITSGLNQGDRIVTSAQFLIDSESSKTSDFLRMNHGSDNKAEAAAPTSVWVGARIKSLMTEHRMLTLAHDAIDDWQWPAMTMTFTASKNVDLQGLQPDMTLHVEITREGDNNYVISQIHRPDAATEDMPISDGDQPMSHNGMEMDHSQHQSMTHDGMEMGNDSMETDHDSMNMDHSQMDMDHSQHNGEGKP
- a CDS encoding DUF411 domain-containing protein, with the protein product MKPLSHYLRYLALIVSLLFLAACSEGEDHAAKTASITTLDVYKSRTCQCCQQWIQHMENTGFETKIHHPADLNRVKDDHGIAPEYQSCHTAVTSDGYVFEGHIPARFVQQFLENPPAGAIGLSVPGMPAGSPGMEMGDRFMPYQVWLLKKDGSAEVFASVDSRDQQ